One window of the Natronomonas marina genome contains the following:
- a CDS encoding HFX_2341 family transcriptional regulator domain-containing protein, producing MGLSVPEHVHVAPLGIEHDRVVEPPVEHSADRVVLLQYLPGSLRHHLEDEAIETTFDDHGIDCEVVEVEIEDLFDAVAAFGRVLGAHADDRVYVNLASGDKVTAIGGMIACMADGSAQPYYVEAEEYGSLQPPAPRGVRSIDTVPTYHIERPERQHLAIMAHVADSERTNAAGDPYRIKRELFEYGERAGLPFMLDFDGDTDKGKFRRLDAHVISPLSERGYVEIEQVGTQKRVFLTEDGRNTLRAFEYLLE from the coding sequence ATGGGGCTCTCCGTTCCCGAACACGTCCACGTCGCCCCGCTCGGAATCGAGCACGACCGCGTCGTGGAACCGCCGGTGGAGCACTCGGCCGACCGGGTCGTCCTGCTCCAGTACCTCCCCGGGTCGCTCCGCCACCACCTCGAGGACGAGGCCATCGAGACGACGTTCGACGACCACGGCATCGACTGTGAGGTCGTCGAAGTCGAGATCGAGGACCTCTTCGACGCGGTGGCGGCGTTCGGCCGAGTGCTCGGCGCCCACGCGGACGACCGGGTGTACGTCAACCTGGCGTCGGGGGACAAGGTGACCGCCATCGGCGGGATGATCGCCTGCATGGCCGACGGGAGCGCACAGCCGTACTACGTCGAGGCCGAGGAGTACGGCTCGCTCCAGCCGCCGGCGCCCCGGGGCGTGCGCTCGATCGACACCGTTCCGACCTACCACATCGAACGGCCCGAGCGCCAGCACCTCGCTATCATGGCCCACGTCGCCGACTCCGAGCGGACGAACGCGGCCGGCGACCCCTACAGGATCAAGCGCGAACTCTTCGAGTACGGCGAGCGTGCGGGGCTGCCGTTCATGCTCGACTTCGACGGCGACACGGACAAGGGCAAGTTCCGGCGACTGGACGCCCACGTCATCTCGCCGCTCTCCGAGCGGGGCTACGTCGAAATCGAGCAGGTCGGCACCCAAAAACGGGTGTTCCTCACCGAGGACGGCCGGAACACGCTCAGGGCCTTCGAGTACCTCCTCGAGTAA